A single window of Falco rusticolus isolate bFalRus1 chromosome 6, bFalRus1.pri, whole genome shotgun sequence DNA harbors:
- the TRMT6 gene encoding tRNA (adenine(58)-N(1))-methyltransferase non-catalytic subunit TRM6 isoform X1, whose translation MEGGPGPGPRICEGDCAVLKRDDVFKAVPVLRRRKIIFEKQWFYLDNAIGHIYGTTFEVTSGGNLQPKQEVEETATETKEAGTDNRNIVDDGKSQKLTHDDIKALKDKGIKGQEIVQQLIENSTTFRDKTEFAQDKYIKKKKKKYEAVITIVKPSTRILSTMYYAREPGKINHLRYDTLAQMLTLGNIRAGNKMIVMETCAGLVLGAVMERMGGYGSIIQMYPGGGPVRAATTCFGFPKAFFNNLHEFPLSKVDSLLSGTFSTETLPSEPEDNALGEEESNGVTDEKQISLQETEEESTTEAAMEINQTEEQETMDINAEDVEFKENKEKENKENVREKQRKQWERRKKLIETAALLRERNADGLIVASKFHPTPLLLSLLEFVAPSRPFVVYCQYKEPLLECYTKLRERGGVINLKLSETWLRNYQVLPDRSHPKLTMSGGGGYLLSGITVVLDKGRSDSSNLEALKTEEPSSKRCKVQDLHC comes from the exons ATGGAGggcggcccgggcccgggcccgcgCATTTGTGAGGGGGATTGTGCCGTCCTGAAGCGGGACGACGTCTTCAAAGCGGTCCCCGTGCTACGGCGGAG aaaaattatttttgagaagCAATGGTTCTATCTGGATAATGCCATTGGACATATTTATGGAACTACATTTGAAGTAACCAGCGGTGGAAACCTCCAGCCAAAGCAAGAGGTGGAAGAGACTGCCACAG aaacaaaagaagcagGTACAGATAATCGTAACATAGTTGACGATGGAAAGTCTCAAAAACTGACTCATGATGACATAAAGGCTTTGAAGGACAAGGGTATTAAAGGACAG GAAATAGTTCAACAGTTAATAGAGAACAGTACAACATTCAGAGACAAAACAGAATTTGCTCAagataaatacataaagaagaagaaaaaaaa ATATGAAGCAGTTATTACAATTGTGAAACCATCCACTCGCATTCTTTCAACAATGTATTATGCAAGGGAACCTGGAAAAATTAA CCACTTGCGATATGACACCCTGGCTCAGATGTTGACTTTAGGAAACATCCGTGCTGGCAACAAGATGATTGTAATGGAAACGTGTGCAGGCCTTGTGCTGGGTGCGGTGATGGAGCGAATGGGAG GCTATGGATCCATTATTCAGATGTATCCAGGAGGGGGACCTGTTAGAGCTGCTACCACTTGTTTTGGatttccaaaagcttttttcaaTAATCTTCATGAATTTCCTCTCAGCAAAGTGGATAGTCTCCTCTCTGGGACATTTTCTACAGAGACTCTGCCCTCAGAACCTGAAGATAATGCgctaggggaagaagaaagcaacGGAGTGACTGATGAGAAGCAGATTTCCCTGcaggaaacagaagaggaatCTACTACTGAAGCAGCTATGGAGATCAACCAAACAGAAGAGCAAGAAACAATGGACATCAATGCTGAAGATGtagaatttaaagaaaacaaagaaaaagaaaataaagaaaat gttcgggaaaagcaaagaaaacaatgggagagaaggaaaaagctgatagaaactgctgctttgctgagaGAGAGGAATGCTGATGG CTTAATTGTAGCCAGCAAGTTTCACCCCACTCCTTTATTACTTTCATTATTGGAATTTGTTGCTCCTTCAAGGCCTTTTGTTGTCTACTGCCAGTATAAAGAG ccatTATTAGAATGTTACACAAAGCTGAGGGAGAGAGGCGGTGTTATTAACCTAAAGCTGTCTGAAACCTGGCTACGAAACTACCAG gtcttaCCAGATCGAAGCCATCCAAAACTGACCATGAGCGGAGGTGGAGGGTACCTTCTGTCTGGTATAACTGTTGTCTTGGATAAGGGCAGATCTGATTCCAGTAATTTAGAAGCGCTGAAGACGGAAGAGCCATCATCAAAAAGGTGCAAAGTTCAAGACCTTCATTGTTAA
- the TRMT6 gene encoding tRNA (adenine(58)-N(1))-methyltransferase non-catalytic subunit TRM6 isoform X2, with translation MYYAREPGKINHLRYDTLAQMLTLGNIRAGNKMIVMETCAGLVLGAVMERMGGYGSIIQMYPGGGPVRAATTCFGFPKAFFNNLHEFPLSKVDSLLSGTFSTETLPSEPEDNALGEEESNGVTDEKQISLQETEEESTTEAAMEINQTEEQETMDINAEDVEFKENKEKENKENVREKQRKQWERRKKLIETAALLRERNADGLIVASKFHPTPLLLSLLEFVAPSRPFVVYCQYKEPLLECYTKLRERGGVINLKLSETWLRNYQVLPDRSHPKLTMSGGGGYLLSGITVVLDKGRSDSSNLEALKTEEPSSKRCKVQDLHC, from the exons ATGTATTATGCAAGGGAACCTGGAAAAATTAA CCACTTGCGATATGACACCCTGGCTCAGATGTTGACTTTAGGAAACATCCGTGCTGGCAACAAGATGATTGTAATGGAAACGTGTGCAGGCCTTGTGCTGGGTGCGGTGATGGAGCGAATGGGAG GCTATGGATCCATTATTCAGATGTATCCAGGAGGGGGACCTGTTAGAGCTGCTACCACTTGTTTTGGatttccaaaagcttttttcaaTAATCTTCATGAATTTCCTCTCAGCAAAGTGGATAGTCTCCTCTCTGGGACATTTTCTACAGAGACTCTGCCCTCAGAACCTGAAGATAATGCgctaggggaagaagaaagcaacGGAGTGACTGATGAGAAGCAGATTTCCCTGcaggaaacagaagaggaatCTACTACTGAAGCAGCTATGGAGATCAACCAAACAGAAGAGCAAGAAACAATGGACATCAATGCTGAAGATGtagaatttaaagaaaacaaagaaaaagaaaataaagaaaat gttcgggaaaagcaaagaaaacaatgggagagaaggaaaaagctgatagaaactgctgctttgctgagaGAGAGGAATGCTGATGG CTTAATTGTAGCCAGCAAGTTTCACCCCACTCCTTTATTACTTTCATTATTGGAATTTGTTGCTCCTTCAAGGCCTTTTGTTGTCTACTGCCAGTATAAAGAG ccatTATTAGAATGTTACACAAAGCTGAGGGAGAGAGGCGGTGTTATTAACCTAAAGCTGTCTGAAACCTGGCTACGAAACTACCAG gtcttaCCAGATCGAAGCCATCCAAAACTGACCATGAGCGGAGGTGGAGGGTACCTTCTGTCTGGTATAACTGTTGTCTTGGATAAGGGCAGATCTGATTCCAGTAATTTAGAAGCGCTGAAGACGGAAGAGCCATCATCAAAAAGGTGCAAAGTTCAAGACCTTCATTGTTAA
- the MCM8 gene encoding DNA helicase MCM8: MSGGFRGRGCTRGRGFQGWRGGWRGGWRGRGQKGEWRRMPEPVRSRLVQSTLDQFIPYKGWKLYFSEAYADKSPFVLKTQAFEKFFMQRIELYDKDEIERKGSILVDYKELIQDKELTKSIPNISTELRDMPQKILQCMGLAIHQVLTKDLERYAAELQAQEGLPLDGEPIINVPLIHARVYNYDPLTQLKNVRANCYGKYIALRGTVVRVSNIKPLCTKLAFVCGTCGDVQSVPLPDGKYTLPTKCLVPECRGRSFTADRSSPLTTTVDWQSVKVQELMSDDQREAGRIPRTIECELVQDLVDSCVPGDMVTITGIVKVLSTEEGASKNKNDKCMFLLYIEANSVSNSKGQKLKNFDDETFQRSFMEFSLKDLYAVQEIQAEENLFRVIVNSLCPAIYGHEIVKAGLALALFGGCQKFVDDKNRIPVRGDPHVLVVGDPGLGKSQMLQAVCNVAPRGVYVCGNTSTSSGLTVTLSRDGASGDFALEAGALVLGDQGICGIDEFDKMGNQHQALLEAMEQQSISLAKAGIVCSLPARTSIVAAANPVGGHYNKAKTVSENLKMGSALLSRFDLVFILLDTPNEDHDHLLSEHVMAIRAGKQAACSSAVVTRTNTQDRSVLEVVSDRPLLERLKILPGENFDAIPHQLLRKYVGYARQYVHPSLSPEAAQVLQEFYLELRKQNQGVDSTPITTRQLESLIRLTEARSRLELREKSTKEDAEDVIEIMKYSMLGTYSDEFGKLDFERSQHGSGMSNRSQAKRFVSALNSIAERSYNNLFDLQQLRQIAMELQIRVSDFESFIGSLNDQGYLLKKGSRVYQLQTM; the protein is encoded by the exons ATGAGTGGGGGCTTCAGAGGCAGGGGATGCACCCGGGGAAGAGGCTTTCAGGGCTGGCGAGGAGGATGGCGAGGTGGATGGCGAGGCAGAGGACAGAAGGGAGAGTGGAGAAGAATGCCCGAACCTG tgaggTCTCGACTAGTTCAATCGACACTGGACCAGTTTATTCCCTATAAGGGCTGGAAACTTTATTTCTCTGAAG CTTATGCTGACAAGTCTCCTTTTGTCCTGAAGACTCAAGCCTTTGAGAAGTTTTTCATGCAACGCATTGAACTTTATGATAag gatgaaatagaaagaaaaggaagtattCTTGTGGATTATAAGGAACTAATACAAGACAAAGAGCTGACTAAATCAATACCAAATATATCTACTGAATTGAGAGATATGCCTCAGAAGATACTGCAGTGTATGGGTCTGGCAATTCATCAG GTGCTAACGAAAGACCTTGAAAGGTacgctgcagagctgcaggcgCAGGAAGGATTACCACTTGATGGAGAACCTATAATAAATGTCCCTCTCATTCATGCTAG GGTGTACAACTATGATCCACTAACTCAGCTGAAAAACGTTCGGGCCAACTGCTATGGAAAATATATTGCCTTGCGTGGCACCGTTGTGCGTGTCAGTAACATTAAGCCTCTGTGCACTAAGTTAGCTTTTGTCTGTGGCACGTGCGGAGATGTTCAGAGTGTTCCTCTACCTGATGGAAAATATACTCTTCCAACTAAG TGCCTTGTTCCTGAGTGCCGTGGCCGATCCTTCACAGCTGACAGAAGCTCTCCTTTAACCACCACAGTGGACTGGCAGTCTGTTAA GGTGCAGGAGCTCATGTCAGATGATCAGCGGGAGGCAGGCCGGATCCCCCGCACAATCGAATGTGAACTGGTTCAAGATCTTGTGGACAGCTGTGTCCCTGGAGATATGGTCACAATTACAGGGATAGTAAAGGTGTTGAGCACCGAGGAAG GAGCTTCTAAAAATAAGAACGACAAATGTATGTTCTTGTTGTACATTGAGGCAAATTCTGTCAGCAACAGTAAAGGacaaaaactgaagaattttgATGATGAGACTTTTCAAAGATCATTCATGGAGTTTTCTCTTAAAGACCTCTATGCTGTTCAAGAAATTCAAGCTGAGGAAAATCTGTTCAGGGTTATTGTAAA CTCTCTTTGTCCTGCAATCTACGGCCACGAG ATTGTAAAGGCAGGTTTGGCCCTGGCATTATTTGGAGGATGTCAGAAGTTTGTAGATGACAAGAACAGAATCCCAGTGCGAGGAGATCCACATGTTCTGGTCGTTGGAGATCCAGGATTAGGAAAAAGTCAAATGTTGCAA GCGGTGTGTAACGTTGCTCCTCGAGGTGTGTATGTTTGTGGTAATACTTCCACCAGCTCTGGCCTGACTGTTACACTGTCTAGAGATGGTGCTTCTGGAGACTTTGCCTTGGAAGCTGGTGCTTTAGTGCTTGGAGATCAAG GAATCTGTGGAATAGATGAATTTGATAAGATGGGAAACCAGCATCAGGCTTTGTTGGAAGCCATGGAACAGCAAAGCATCAGCCTTGCTAAGGCTGGCATTGTTTGCAGTTTGCCAGCTCGGACATCTATTGTTGCTGCAGCAAACCCAGTTGGAGGACACTATAACAAAGCCAAAACAGTGTCTGAGAACTTAAA AATGGGGAGTGCCTTACTGTCAAGATTTGATctagttttcattttgctggaCACCCCAAATGAAGATCATGATCACTTGCTGTCTGAGCATGTGATGGCCATCCGAGCTGGAAAGCAGGCAGCATGCAGCAGTGCTGTTGTGACTCGTACCAACACACAGGATCGCTCTGTTCTCGAAGTTGTTTCAGATCGACCGCTACTTGAAAGACTAAAG ATCTTACCAGGAGAAAACTTTGATGCCATTCCACATCAGCTGCTGAGGAAGTATGTCGGATATGCTCGGCAGTATGTTCATCCAAGTTTATCTCCAGAAGCTGCTCAAGTCCTCCAGGAATTCTACCTTGAGCTCCGGAAACAGAACCAAGGAGTAGACAGCACGCCAATCACCACAAGGCAGCTAGAGTCACTGATTCGACTTACAGAG gcaCGATCAAGGCTGGAATTAAGGGAGAAATCTACCAAGGAAGATGCTGAAGATGtaatagaaataatgaaatacag CATGCTGGGAACCTACTCTGATGAATTTGGAAAACTGGACTTCGAACGTTCACAGCACGGGTCTGGGATGAGCAATCGGTCACAAGcaaaaagatttgtttctgcCCTGAACAGTATCGCAGAGAGATCTTACAACAATCTCTTTGACTTGCAACAGCTTCGACAGATTGCGATGGAGCTACAGATACGA gtgtctgattttgaaagctttatTGGATCCCTAAACGACCAGGGTTATCTTTTGAAAAAAGGTTCAAGAGTTTATCAGCTTCAGACTATGTGA